Within Vicia villosa cultivar HV-30 ecotype Madison, WI linkage group LG1, Vvil1.0, whole genome shotgun sequence, the genomic segment ATTCAGTACAATAATCGAATGAATACTACTACAAGACTTCAACTTTATTACTCAACAAAGAGGTATGCACTATATATGTCCTTCTATTATTAATTACCATTATTATTTCCATGGATAACCATAGCAATTATTCCAAAGACACGTAACTAAGAACATAGACTCAACAAGAGACCACAAACGAAACAACATCAAAACCAACAACTAGTATCTCAAACCAAGCATTAACCTTATTAATTACTCAAGTTTGTTTCTGTACCAATAAACACCTTTAATCTCACTCCCTTCATCTGGATCAACATAAAGACACTCCTTAGCCTCTCTCCACATAGCCTTATAAACTGGAGTCCCATCAAAATGATAATACTCTCCCAAAATAGATTTCACAGCTTTTGTAGCTTCCATAGCATGATAATGTGGCATAGTTGAAAACATATGATGAACAACATGAGTATCTGTTATGTTATGAAAAACTTTATTGAGAATTCCATAATCTCTATCCACAGTTGCCAAAGCACCTCTCATCCAATCCCATTCACTTGAATCATAATGAGGCAATGCAGGATGAGTGTGTTGCAAGTAAGTGATCATAACTAGAAAGCCGTTTACTATAAGAAGCGGAACTCCGTAAACACGAATAACCCAATTCAAACCTTGTGCCAAAACGAGACGGTAAAGCCCATAAGAAACCGCGAGAACGCCTGCGTCCGAAACATAGATTTGAAGTCTTTCGCGATCGGAGTAAATCGGGCCGTATGGATCGTAATGTGAAGCGAACCTATCATAGTATCGGCCTGAAACGTTGAAGGCTAGGTAAAGCGGCCAGCCAAGAGTGAGTGTTATAGCGAGTGTGAGAAATCGTCCTACCGGATTGTCGAGGTATTTATAGTACCAACCAATTTGAGATTTTTTCTTAGGTACAAAAACCTCATCGCGTTCGAGGGATCCAGTGTTCGAATGGTGGCGACGATGACTATACTTCCATGAAAAATATGGTACCAAAAGACATGAATGAAGGATAAGCCCAACTAAATCATCAACCCATTGGTAATTACTGAATGCATGGTGGCCGCATTCGTGTGCAATGACCCAAACACCGGTCAGGACACATCCTTGGACGGCCCAGTAAATGGGCCAAGTCCAAAGATAATGAGTACCGGGAAGGGTGGGAATGTAGTTTACGGCTAGATAGGCGAGAATTGAGGCTATGGTGAGGTCGACAACGACATAAGAAAATGAGCGGATTAAGGAGCGATGGAAACAATGTGGTGGAATTGCTTTCTTGACTTCACCAAGAGTGAAGGGTGGTTTGGTAATTGGGACACGCTTCAAATGTTCATCTTGTTCTGGTTTTGTTTGTGAGGGTGAAAGAGAGGTTCTGCCACCTGCTCCCATTTTCACGCAACCTgtcaatacaaaaaaaaattcagtTCTGTTTTCAAGTAATAAATGATTAGGTTGTGAATAGCTATCAAACAAAAGAGTGTTCACCAAAAAATAAGACTCATAAAGATAGATAATTTCATGGATAACATGTGGTTTCTTTTGGAAGTGTTAATAATGATTTATGGCTATAGATGAAACAACGCAAACAGCCCAACTAAGGCTATGTAtaatgggggtgttgaaaaacAAATTCAATAGTTGAATCTTTGCAATGAGGGTGTTGAATAGGGTGTTTAAAGTGAAGtgtattaattggtgttgaaagttttcaacatgttgaatgtggAAAGAGTGAGGTTCATAAAATACTTTgtaaaattttattggttgttttgaaatttttaaattttttagtgtgttgtgaatggtggtggaataggatgttgaattttattaaacaaaatcattgtagtgagtataaattgaatgtgtgttgaattattaggtggaagaaaaagaagatgatgtgtagtataaaaaatgaaaaagaaaagtgtTGAATAATAAAACCATTGAACATAACCTAATATAGACAGATAATCAATACCAAACATAAtagaaatataattaaatatcatGTTtagtataaattaaataaagttatcatataaagaaaaataaaaacaagtaaTTCACACAtatgttgtgttgtttttttgtAAAGAAGCCAAAATGCATTATAAAATTGAGGGAAAAAGTTTTCTTACGCTGATTTTGACACATTATacctaaaacaaattaattttattttttaataatttattttatgttgatttGTGTGTAAGTTAACTTTTCTTTGTTGTCTAGTATGGTGTTGGTGCGGGTAGAGAAAAGTAGTGTACATATAACGAGCGTCTAAGATTAAAGCATAAGTTGTGCTAATACACATCAATTAGCGGATACGAAATAACAAAAcacgaaataataataataataaagttttcaatattcatttaaataaataaatttaataaacttAAGGATTTTTTATGGCCCATAGAATACATTTTCAATTTAATAGACTGTTTAAACAGATTGATCTATCATATTCCCACCTTGTTGTTGCAATATGTAATAAGATATCAtatcatatattttataaattccaAAAAAGTCAGCCACCAGCGTGCTATTAGATAGAGCAACTTTAAACGTGATGATTTTGTATTCCTCAAAAACACAAAATATTCCTATATTTTTGTATTCCTCTAATAAAGATTctaagggaaatgctaacaagtgcctttaaaaagtaagtttttcttggaaatatgcgtaattaatgcatcgaaaattgaaatggtgaacttttgaaagaatattttctttatttagaatgcttaaagagtgcccctggggcactcgttagcatgacccaaatTATAAATCACCTGTCAAATATTccctgcattcatgcattcaactTATTCTAGGTTATTAGATCAAGATTAAAcagttaatatttaaatataaattttagttatatttaaaatattgagcTTTAATTTTAACCATTTGATCGTGATCCAAtgataaaaaatgtatcaaatgcGAAGTATGATCCTAAAAACTCACATACACAATAGTGAGAGTTAGGGTCTCAATTTAGTATTAACGTCAAACCTAATAATATTAGCTTTTATCGGTTAAAGTAAGATTGACGGATTACATATTGTATCGATTTCACTTGGCCCTTTCAAAGAAAGTGAATGAAACAGAATATTGAGAAATCAAAATCTCAAAAAACTAATCCTAAAATCACCTTGAATGAATGGTTACAAAAGAGAAACTATTAACTATTAGAtctattaacaaaaataaaagaaagaattaCCTGAAACAGAAGGAGAGGATTTTGAATGTCTCTATGTCTTTGTGTGAGAGAGGGTTTTGAGAGATGAAGGAGTATTTAAGGTATTATTACCCAATCCCAATTTAGAAATGAACGTcacaatcaaataaaattaagggCCATATAGTTTTTTGGACGGCGTTTTGGAGTTTGtgatatcaatttttattttaattcccaATATTAAATAACACCATTTCCTATTATTTCTCATTCTATAATTGACTCTTCCTTTTTCTACCGATCTCCGTGCCCATACACATGTAACTGATTTCccatatctttttcttccattatCAACATGCGCATTTTGCTAGATTGTAATTCACGATATTTAGTGTTTTTTTCGCCTAGTTTATGTTTATTGGAGGAAGATTTAAGTAGGTTGGGcataataataacattaaaaGACATGTACATTAATTAGTCTTAAATGCCATTTAATAAATACACGGCATTTCCAATTTCCTCCATCCCTACTATTTAactctaatttattttaaaaaaatttaaataaccatgtttaataaaaaaattaccaaaaaaaccatgttttccagagtatttaccaaaatgtctaggtttggaAATCCAGATAAGTGGATGCGCCAAATCAATTGGCGCATGTGTGCATTacacgccaaaccatttggcgtaAATGATAAAAATTTAGGGCAAAAGCATGttagccattccatttggcgcatgcaTTCATTATTGGGTTAAGTATGTTTATGGTCCCTATAAATAATCCAAAATCTAGTTTTAGTACCTATAAATTTTTTGTTTAAAGAATGGTCCTCATAAAGTTTTCCGTTTCTAATTTTGGTCCCTGCCGTCAACTTTCATTAACGGAAGATGACGTGGCGCGCCATGTAGAAGACAGCTTGGCAAACATTTTAAAACGCCTTAGATtgagggggttttaaacctcctctaaataAACCCAAAAAAGAATTAGTAAAGCATTAAATGTAAGGCAACAATGGATTGAGTAAATTAAGGATTAATATAAACCAGTCCTTTTTAATAGAAATTCCAGTTAAAGCCACCTTACCTTCCAAAAGGAAATTTCTTCAAGCAAGAgcacaaacaaataaataacaaatgcAAAGGTCATATTAACAAgtgtgtttaaaaaaataaaatttaacctAATCAAAACATGcaagtaaataataaatatatccaCCTCAGAGAAAGTTGCTGCAATTTCTACTACTTTAATATCCAGCTCATGAGACCAAACAAACTTAAAATATTTGGCATGTTTTGTTGAAACAAACAATGCTGTTGGTTTCTAACGGGACGCATTATGTGTGTTCTTATGGAAGAAATTCTATTAGAGCAAACAACGTGACGAATATTTAAGGAAATAAAAAACAAGACCACATAAAGAATAGCTACAAAGATTAGTACACAATAAATgggaaaaagaggaagaaaattTTTTTTGATCATTCCTTTCTTGAAGGGTTATATAAATATATCATGTTAAGTTTCATTTCTTTCATAACTATATAATACCAACACAACAAAACAttattagaaaaaatatttatatagagGAAGTTGTTGCATCAAGAAAATGTTGCATGCAAATGCTCTTCTCACAATACCTTGTGGAACAAGTGTCTCTCATGGTTTAGGAATGGTTCTTATGTTGTtgatgattcagaatctcttaCTGTGAATGATGTTAAAGAGACACTTTATAACGTCAAAGAAATTCTTGAGCTTATCAACAATGAAAATTTTGAACAGAAACTTAATGAAGATGGAGGAGCACCATTTAAGAGTCCTTTTGGTGTTCCTGAAAATCCCGAATTCACTGTTGGGTTCGATATCCGGTTTACAAAGCTGAAAATGGAGCTTCTTAGGGATGATAGTTCCACCCTTGTGTTGACTGGTTTCGAAGGAATGGGAAAAACCACTTTAGCTACAAAGCTTTGTTGGGACGAACATGTTAATTAGGGCAAATTCAAGGAAAATATGATCTTTGTCACCTTCTCAAAAACATCGATGTTGAGGATTATTATTGAGAGACTACTTGATCATTGTGGATATCCAGTGCCAGAGTTTCAAACTCATGGCTAAAAAATCTAACATCATTAACTATCAAGATTGCATCACCAAATCCGGCGAAGTTCTAAACTATCAGGCATTTACAAATGCTAAGGGGATATACACAGCAGCTGAGGGTATTCAAACACTGTCAGAACCTTTACTTACAGACCGGTCGACGTTCGATCTTATTGCTGATATATACAACTATTGTCTTTTGTTGTTCTGAATCTATTATTGTTTATGCTTGAATGAAAACAAAATAGTTGTATATGGATGTGTCTGCAATGTTAGTAAAATTAAAGCTTGAaagttatttataaaattttagatGACAATTTCATATTGAGTAATAGAAAATATTTGCAATTGCAATTGCAAATTGATTTCAAAGGTACATCAATGACCCCCAAACGATCCCATCTTTGGTTGCATATATTGTACTGGTACTAGAATAGAAGCTTGGCTTTGAACTGAGAAATTCTAATTCAAACCCAAATTGTCGGCTTCaaattcaaaacatgcatgaaaaAATACAGGCCATGCAAAAAAAACTGGGGTATTCTTATGGCTCAATTATAGTGATATGATTGCATAGAATACAAATAAGACACAAGGCCAATTATGCCCTTAACTTTAATCAGGAAGAACAATGCCATTTAGATATTTTGGATGCTAGGATTCTAATGCTTAGATTACTAAATCATTTCAAGATTTGGCACATCAATAATTTCAGTATTAAAAGTTCAATGTTTTGCTTCATGGCTAATTTAATTCGACCTTTAATAATTATTTAGACGAATGAGTTATGATTGTAAATGTCACTTCATTTTTTTCATACATATTACTTGCTCCATAAGTATTTTGCTGTCATTTAGAATAGATAATTTtgaaagataataataaaataatgatcTTCATGTTTCAAAATAGTTATGTTAAATACaatttatacaaatatttggTGTGTACTTTACCAGTGGAATACACTCATACCAACGTGACAGTGTCAATCATCCCACTAAATTCATATGGAAAAGGACAATCTTTGTGGTTTCTCTTTGGTGTTTTATTCATGGTAGTTTAAGGGAAGTCACCATTTATGATATATAGGCGAATTTGGTGGCCATTTGaggtattttataaaaaatgttgtTCAGAGAAACAAACAAAATAATGTTGATGTTGATGGATATTGAAAAAACAGAGACCATGGCATGGTAAGAAGCTCTTGTTTGTTCAGACATTTCCTCGAACAACTTGCGagcattttctaatttttttattggcATTTGAAAGTGAAGTTTTTAGTCTGAGTCTAACTTAAATGGTGCATTCAAACTCTTCCTTCTGTTTATCCAACCTACAGCTCAGCCAGTAGAAGAGCAATATGGTGaaggagtagaagaagaagagcaagatGAAAAATAAGAAGATTGCTAAATTTAGGGAGGTTTGTAACCCCCGCAATTTACTGGTTTTTTTGTAGTCAAACAGAATGTTGACTTTAAATGATGTGGCGCGCCACGTAACATGTCACGTCAGCCTCCGTTATACTAAATAAACGGCAGGGACTAAAATTGTAGACGGAAAATTTTAAGAGgatcattctttgaagaaaacttttatagggactaaaatcatattttggattatttataaggacgaaaaacatatttaacccttcattattcaacacataggcgccatttcatttggctcctatgtgttgtggcttctttttttcaaaattaacccgTTTCAGGTATTTTCGCGCAAAGTTTTTGATTCCGGTGTTAtattttcgtaaaaacgtctgATAAACCGAGTTCGTAAAATTCTTAGTAACCCTAAATAATGTTTGCGTTGTCAATTGCGGTATTTTACTAAAGCACactttattgatgaaagactTAGGAAAGGTTACAATAGGTGGTAAAGAAATTGATACATTGTCGGAAAAAAAATACAAAGTAGATTAAACTTTCGACGAGgtcgagccacgattagggcatccttttctattgtgccccacctgacgacaaatgttgcattttctttccatttggACGTCCATTTCGTTCTAATTCGCGTACTATTGGggcgaccctttttctttcgccgcattgcgtcattatgccaaactacctccccatcatactcaggccagtaatcctccctGGCTACCACTGGAAACGCAGCACTGTAAACTCGGAGCAATGTTTGAGCCTTGTAAATTGGAGACAATAGTGATTTTGCGTCGCGGTGCGCAAatgcacatgcagctatgacatgtgagcaaggcatacgaaaagcttgaaaccttccataGTCGCACCAATGTTCGTCAAgcagaaccctatattgttgtcttggcaaaccctcattgtggtcaattgtttcgcgAACACTGAACGTGCGGTTGAATCGGTTGAAAGAagttacttgatgagtgtttTCTTTTGCCGATTGctcttgcataaatttcatgcaagtTTCACTTAATAGTTGACCAGATTGTCTAACATCACCCCACTTCCTGCCTCTCGTTGAGAATAGCGAAGCCATCTTAAAGTAGGTTGCCTCCACTAGTGCTGTGATAGGAAGGTTACAAATGCCTTTGAAAACTCCATTCATGGATTCTACCAGATTTgttgtcatatggccccatcgcacgcctttGTCATAAGCCCTTGCCCATTTTtccctagaaaggttatctaTCCAACTTCCCGCATCTGATTTGTTagtacaatctcactccgataatgctggaatgtgggttgggttAATGCATAACCAACATTGACCAGGGCCTTCCTGAGCTGCctatccttgatctcccgcatgaagttctgggcgatatggcgaatacaatagacgtgttttgatggtgggtcatgccatccgtttgctggattgttataagcactctcaatggaagcgtgcctatcagagattaaacagatgttaggctgaggagcaacatgttctctgaggttccttagaaagaaactccaagtcACGGCAGTTTCACCTTCAACAATTGCGaacgccactggaaatatgttgttGTTCCCGTCCTGTGCAACCGCCATAAGCATGGTTCCCTTGTATTTTCCGTATAAccatgttccatcaatttgaagtatgggtttacaatgtgcaaaccctcgtacgcaaggtttgaacgcccaaaaaaggcgatggaatattccgtttccttggaTAGGGTTTCCATCCGaggcatgcgcgggcagtgtctctagaatagtaacagtgccaggtACGTAACTTTGTAGCGCAGTAAGGTagcggggaagaattttgtatgactactcccagttgccgtagactttttcaattgcctttgtttttgcaacccacgcctttctgtaagatggagtgtagttgtaGGCTGTAATGATATgcgagataatatttttgaccttcaaagacggatcagagcttatgagaggcaagatctcctgacagatAAGATCGCCACTAAGTTTCGGATGATGCTGGGaagtgttagggttgacacatgtgtgttgttgcgtaatcgaccctatgacccatgcattacttctcttcctataagaagccacAATCTGGActtttacaagtgattacataccgttccaggtttgaacgatctacGTCAAAATCAATGTTgtgcgccatgtgccattttttattgttctaagacatgcctccttagaaggaaacttgtctccttcctttaactCATCATCATTTTGGATGTACTGTGTGAAGAAGATGTcggatgatggttcgtcaccttgcaggttcaagttactcatatgtgctggagTTGCGTAcacatgagctggaggcaccGACATGTgttgctcgtcgtcggattcctcgttgaccatgtcatCAAAATCAgtttccagatcttcttcttcctcgtctatgacatcaacctcttcttgctcgttgactggtgggtcaataacttgCGACTGGACAATATGagtttcttgtgtctcaacctgTATAGTAACGTACAACTCGATGGAATCCAAGCCAGAATATTCGTGGGTAGCAAACATATCTTGGAGGTCTTTGTCATTTGCAATCTCCATCtcataaaacttgacggtgttgttgttattgaaagagggacattggtaaaaaatgtttgcaataggacccattgcaatcttagcgtGAAGTCGCTGAATGAAGGATGTAAAGGTGGCTCTTTTGCTTAACAAAAATGGCACAActtgagtgtttctcatcacaaaaccggctatttcatgtgagtaagtctcaccgtttagatgggcatgtACCAAGTATTGGGGAGATGAAGCCATTGTTTCGGGTTAGTGTTTGGGTGTTGTAATATCAGGTGATAATAGGCAATATTGTTTGTGTGTGTTGTAATGTTTAGAAATATTGGTTGTCTTATATAGGATAATGCTCTATTGCACAATGTTACCAACATGCTTACAACTTTGCATTGTCCCAAGATGATGAGACGCACGCTGTCCCAAGATTCCAATatgacgagactagacagacgcacactgatctaggtctgtcccaagattccaacatgatgagactagacagacgcacgctgatctaggtctgtcagaagattccaacatgacgagactagacagacgcacACTGATATATGTCTGCCTCAAGATTCCAACATGACGAGACTAGACTGACGCACACTGATCTATGTCTGCCTAAAGATtccaaattgaatgtaaaagaccAACACACAATTGTAAATGTCTGTTAGCTTAATTAATGTTCAGACAACcacaactaacacaacaaccacattaattttaattaaatgacCCAACGTTTGCAACACAAAACAACTGGTAGAACACGAAATTAcattgcaaaaaataaaataacacaaaataaCTGGTAGAACACGAAATTACAATGCATCAtataaaataactcaaaataattgGTAGAACACGAAATTACATTGCAACAAATACCAAAAAAACACataatctaaactactcaagtatcactacaagaacaagtggattttcaacgcctcggttaacttctccactgtgtgtccaaaacattagatccacatccacatcgtctttcacatgatcccaataatacatgtaggtgccttctgggttattatccgtcaacgtaatgtatggacaacgaTAATCTATTTGTTTAACTTTCCTGGTTGGACCATCCAGTTGACGAAACccggtgttgatggctctaacaattctcttgaAATCCCAATGCGGGTTCAGACAaacccgcatgtgactaccttcctcaaaaaagaCTACAGCCCAAACTGAATCCATTTATAATTATTTGCagtaagaagaaaaaaagagttaATACTTCAACTGCACAcacacacctctatttatagaagagcGTACCACTTGTAGCAAGTATTTTTTAGCGCGTAAATATGGCGGGAAATGTTGttgttaattatttataacttaaatatttataacttatttatCAAGCGTACCACTTGTAGCAATTATTCATAAcgataaaatatcattttattgaAATATGCGTTGAGCATTTGATTGAACAGTACAGAAGTTACAGAAATGATAATGAAACTGCGgcatctaggatattacaacggttaaaatAATGTCTTCTCTGTCGTCCATCATCCGAGTGCATTGGATGTcgtcttccatagtctcccaccaacgctgcctttcaagaaaaacaccaccccttgttttaagcctcttgatagatctgatttctTTGTTGGGATTGTACTCCCCATCCAAAAACCTCAGGATGGTCCTCTTAAGTTGGTCCAtggaatggatattccaaaacataaccagcatgggaggtttgacgggagagaaaatGGCGTGCCCGTTCCTTCGACGATACTCCGGTTGATAGTCGAACCGCctcacaggtggtggaggctcagaGCTCCGGTGCGTGCTATCTTGCCTTATGCGAGATCTCATTTTTATTTCGTTTGTGTAGTCTTatgcacacaagaaaccctaatttatagagggacggACGCCTGACTTACGGTCTATAGCACAACTAGGGTTTCCACTACATGACAaaacagaaaccctaattttcaaaaaaaaaaattagggtatgtactaatgcgccaaatggaatggcgcatgtGTT encodes:
- the LOC131621445 gene encoding delta(12)-fatty-acid desaturase FAD2-like yields the protein MGAGGRTSLSPSQTKPEQDEHLKRVPITKPPFTLGEVKKAIPPHCFHRSLIRSFSYVVVDLTIASILAYLAVNYIPTLPGTHYLWTWPIYWAVQGCVLTGVWVIAHECGHHAFSNYQWVDDLVGLILHSCLLVPYFSWKYSHRRHHSNTGSLERDEVFVPKKKSQIGWYYKYLDNPVGRFLTLAITLTLGWPLYLAFNVSGRYYDRFASHYDPYGPIYSDRERLQIYVSDAGVLAVSYGLYRLVLAQGLNWVIRVYGVPLLIVNGFLVMITYLQHTHPALPHYDSSEWDWMRGALATVDRDYGILNKVFHNITDTHVVHHMFSTMPHYHAMEATKAVKSILGEYYHFDGTPVYKAMWREAKECLYVDPDEGSEIKGVYWYRNKLE